In the genome of Meles meles chromosome 16, mMelMel3.1 paternal haplotype, whole genome shotgun sequence, one region contains:
- the LOC123926726 gene encoding progonadoliberin-2, translated as MASCRLGFLLLLLLTVHPGSSKAQHWSHGWYPRGKRVCSSAQHPQQAPRLLASSPDQTAQTLPSDVLAPPENSVPWERRTTGWWPFHQKQHLVQTLLVSIGRGWAWASTGHCF; from the exons ATGGCCAGCTGCAGACTAGGCTttctgctactgctgctgctcacTGTCCACCCTGGATCTTCGAAGGCCCAACACTGGTCCCATGGCTGGTACCCTAGAGGAAAACGAGTTTGTAGCTCAGCCCAGCACCCCCAGCAGGCTCCAAGGCTCCTAG CAAGCAGCCCAGACCAGACTGCCCAAACTCTCCCAAGCGACGTCCTGGCTCCCCCTGAGAACAGTGTGCCCTGGGAGCGCAGAACCACAGGCTGGTGGCCCTTCCACCAGAAGCAGCACCTGGTGCAGACACTGCTGGTAAGTATAGGGAGGGGCTGGGCATGGGCCAGCACGGGCCACTGCTTCTAA